The following is a genomic window from Acidimicrobiia bacterium.
AACGCGAGCGGGCACTCCTTGAATGCCGCGCACGAGCTCGGCGAGAGGGAGTACGGCAACGCTCGGCCCATACGTCGGACGATAAACCCGGGGTGTGACAGTCGTGCGGATCTGGCGCGTGCTGGACGCTGGCTGGCGCGCCGGAGGTTGCTGCGGGGCCCGGGGGACCGCCACGCCTCGTGCTGCCCCTCGCCGCCCTCGCTGCGCTCGGGCCGGCTTCGGTGCCGCAAATGCGGCGTGGCGACCCCCCTTGCCCCCGCCTTGCTTCGCTCGGCGGCGGTTCGGCCACGCGCAGACTTGGATCGGTACGCTGCCGATTGGCGGTCCGTTGAAGAAAGAAGAAGTGGACATGAAGGTCGACAGTGGGATTCCTGGGGTGGGGATCGAGGAGATTGTTTCGGTTGCTCGGGAGCTCGAGGAGATGGGGTATGACGGGGCGTTCACTGCTGAGACGAACCACGACCCGTTTCTGCCGTTGGTGATTGCTGCTGAGCACACGGAGAGGCTCGAGCTCGGGACGAGCATTGCGGTGGCGTTCGGGCGCAACCCGATGACGCTTGCGAACATCGGGCACGATCTCCAGCTCCTGTCGAAGGGGCGCTTCCGTCTGGGGCTCGGAAGCCAGATCAAGGCGCACATCGAGAAGCGGTTCTCGATGCCGTGGTCGCACCCGGCGGCACGCATGCGCGAGATGATCCTGGCGATGCGCGCGATCTGGGCGTGCTGGAACAACGGCGAGAAGCTCGAGTTCCGCGGCGAGTTCTACAACCACACGCTCATGACGCCGTTCTTCGACCCGGGGCCGAGCCCCTACGGCCCTCCGTCCATCCAGCTGGCCGCGGTCGGCGAGCTCATGACCGAAGTCGCCGGCGAGGTAGCCGACGGCATCATCCTGCACGGGTTCACCACCGAGCGCTATGTGCGCGAGGTTACGCTGCCAGCGCTGGAACGGGGATTCGCGAAGGCTGGCAAGTCGCGTGCCGACTTCGACATCTCCGGACCGTTGTTTGTCGTCACCGGCACGAGCGACGAGGAGATCGAGCGAGCCCGCGAGGGGACGAAGCAACAGATCGCGTTCTACGGGTCCACCCCGGCGTATCGCGGTGTGCTCGAGCTCCATGGCTGGGGCGCGGCGCAGGACGATCTCAACAAGATGTCCAAGCAGGGCAAATGGGTGGAGATGGGCGAGCTGATCGACGACGAGATGCTCGAGACGTTCGCCGTCGTCGCGGCGCCGGAGGACGTGCCCAAAGCGCTGCTCGCCCGCTACGGCGACCTCGTCAACCGACTTTCGTTCTACGCGCCGTACCGCAGCGACCCGGAGCGTTGGAAGCAGGTGGTCGCCGGCTTCAAGCAGTAAGGAGGCGCCCCGCCCTCACTGGTTCGGGTGGGGCGGCGCCGCGGTGCGCTCCTCGTGATACTCCTCCTCGACGTTCACCGACCAGATGTCGTGGTGCGCGCCGAAGATGTTCTCAACGGAGAGCATCGCGGTGTACATCGAGTGATCTTGGTTGTTGTAACGGTGCATCCCGTTGCGACCTACGGGATAGATGTTCGGTGCGTGCTGCTCGATCCATCCGGCGAGCGTTGCCACGTTCTCCTTGTAGACCGCGTCGTACATGGGGTACGCCTTGGGCATCCGTACGACGTAGCCGGCTTCGACTCGTGAGGGATCAGCGAGCAGCCCGATCGCGCACAGCTCGCGCTTGCCCTGCTCGATGAGGTCGGCGTCGGCCTTGGTCCACATGTGGTCGCCCTCGTTCACGAAGAACTCGAGCCCGAGGCAGGTACGACCGTCCTTGACCAAGTAGGGCGACCAGCTCCCGAAGTTCTGGATCCGCCCCACCGCGACGCTCGCGTCGTTGATGTAGATCCAGTTGTCGGGGAACCCGTCTTCCTCGGGGAGGACGAGGGCCACGGTGATGAAGTCGCGGTAGCGGAGCCCGTCGGCCGCGGCAACGACGTCTGCCGGGACCGGCGGGTCCATCGCGCGGAGCAGCTCACCGATCGGCATCGACGAGATCACATCGGTGCACGGATAGCGGGCCGGCAAACCTTCGGTGAGCGCGGTCACCGCGACGGCCCGCCCGTTCTCGTGCTCGACCTTCGTGACCTTGGAGTCGAAGATCACTTTGGCGCCGTTCGCGGTCACGAGCTCAGTGCAGCGCTCCCACATCATCCCGGGGCCGTACTTCGGGTAGTTGAACTCCTCGATCAGGCTGGTGACCTGCTTCGCCTTGTCGGCCTTTCGGCGGATGCGCTTGGGCTTGAGGGCTTCCCACACCGCGCGGAACAGGGAGAGGTTCTTGATGCGCTGGGCGCCCCAGTCGGCCTGGATCTCGGTGCACGGGACGCCCCACACCTTCTCGCTTTGGGTCTTGAAGAAGTGTCGGTACAGCCGCCAGCCGAATCGCGAGGCGACGAAGCCTTCGAGCGTGGTCTTGTCCTTCGGGGGATGGACCCGGACCCACAGGTACGACATCACGCAGCGCACCGCTTCGATCGGTCCGAGGTTGCGGAGCGCGTTCATGGCCGAGATCGGGTAGTCGTAGAACTTCCCGCGGTAATAGATGCGGCTCAGACGGGGCCGACGCAGGAAGTCTTCGGGCCCCAGGATCTCGAACCAGAGGTCCTCGACCGGCTGCACCTTGGTGAAGAAGCGATGACCCCCGATGTCGAAGCGCCAGCCGTCGCGCTCGGGTGTGCGACTGATGCCGCCGACGACGGTGTCGGCCTCGAGGATGGTGCTGGGTACCCCGCGCTTCGTGAGCACGTATGCCGCGGTGAGTCCGGCAGGCCCCGCGCCGATGATGACGATTTCCTCATCCATGGACGGGGAGTGCCTACGTCGAAGCCGGGAGGTGCGCGTGGATGTACGCGTCGAGCTCGGGCCCGCTCTCGAAGCTGCTGATGAGCGCGCAGCGGGTGGTGTCGCTCGGGTTGCAGACGACATGCCACAGGCGCTGAGTGTCGACGATGAACCGCGCCCCTCGATGCATCGGGATGTGGACCTCGGTGCGCTGGTCGGGCAGGCCGTCGTCGCCTTGCTCCATCAGCACCATGAACGCACCCGGGTTCTCGGTGAGCTCGATCCACTGACGAACCACCCAACCCGTGGGCTCGGGGTTGAAGCGGTTGTTGTCGTCGCGGTGGATGTGAGGGAGCGCCTCCTCGTAGCTCTGGGGCTCGAGCTTGATCGTCCTGACCCGCCCGAAGTCGGCACCCACGTCGCGCACATGGTCGACGATCGTCGGGCAG
Proteins encoded in this region:
- a CDS encoding LLM class F420-dependent oxidoreductase translates to MKVDSGIPGVGIEEIVSVARELEEMGYDGAFTAETNHDPFLPLVIAAEHTERLELGTSIAVAFGRNPMTLANIGHDLQLLSKGRFRLGLGSQIKAHIEKRFSMPWSHPAARMREMILAMRAIWACWNNGEKLEFRGEFYNHTLMTPFFDPGPSPYGPPSIQLAAVGELMTEVAGEVADGIILHGFTTERYVREVTLPALERGFAKAGKSRADFDISGPLFVVTGTSDEEIERAREGTKQQIAFYGSTPAYRGVLELHGWGAAQDDLNKMSKQGKWVEMGELIDDEMLETFAVVAAPEDVPKALLARYGDLVNRLSFYAPYRSDPERWKQVVAGFKQ
- a CDS encoding NAD(P)/FAD-dependent oxidoreductase — encoded protein: MDEEIVIIGAGPAGLTAAYVLTKRGVPSTILEADTVVGGISRTPERDGWRFDIGGHRFFTKVQPVEDLWFEILGPEDFLRRPRLSRIYYRGKFYDYPISAMNALRNLGPIEAVRCVMSYLWVRVHPPKDKTTLEGFVASRFGWRLYRHFFKTQSEKVWGVPCTEIQADWGAQRIKNLSLFRAVWEALKPKRIRRKADKAKQVTSLIEEFNYPKYGPGMMWERCTELVTANGAKVIFDSKVTKVEHENGRAVAVTALTEGLPARYPCTDVISSMPIGELLRAMDPPVPADVVAAADGLRYRDFITVALVLPEEDGFPDNWIYINDASVAVGRIQNFGSWSPYLVKDGRTCLGLEFFVNEGDHMWTKADADLIEQGKRELCAIGLLADPSRVEAGYVVRMPKAYPMYDAVYKENVATLAGWIEQHAPNIYPVGRNGMHRYNNQDHSMYTAMLSVENIFGAHHDIWSVNVEEEYHEERTAAPPHPNQ